A single region of the Salvia miltiorrhiza cultivar Shanhuang (shh) chromosome 8, IMPLAD_Smil_shh, whole genome shotgun sequence genome encodes:
- the LOC131001702 gene encoding thiosulfate sulfurtransferase 18 isoform X1, which yields MDIVKKSSGAEVITVDINAAKDLLTHGHRYLDVRTEEEFKKGHLENALNIPYMFSTPEGRVKNPKFLEQVMAICGKEDNLVVGCQSGVRSVYATRDLLDAEFKRVLNMGGGYIAWVGNGFAVKKSDNVEI from the exons ATGGATATCGTCAAGAAAAG CAGTGGAGCTGAAGTAATCACTGTGGATATCAATGCAGCTAAAGATCTGCTCACTCATGGCCACCGCTATCTTGATGTTAG gACTGAAGAAGAATTCAAGAAAGGTCATCTGGAGAATGCTTTGAACATTCCTTACATGTTTAGTACTCCAGAAG GCAGGGTGAAAAATCCCAAGTTCTTGGAGCAGGTTATGGCCATTTGTGGCAAGGAAGATAATCTTGTAGTG GGTTGCCAAAGTGGGGTTAGATCTGTGTATGCAACTAGGGATCTTCTTGATGCC GAATTCAAgcgtgtgctcaacatgggtggGGGATATATTGCCTGGGTTGGAAATGGATTTGCAGTGAAGAAGTCAGATAATGTTGAAATATGA
- the LOC131001702 gene encoding thiosulfate sulfurtransferase 18 isoform X2: protein MDIVKKSGAEVITVDINAAKDLLTHGHRYLDVRTEEEFKKGHLENALNIPYMFSTPEGRVKNPKFLEQVMAICGKEDNLVVGCQSGVRSVYATRDLLDAEFKRVLNMGGGYIAWVGNGFAVKKSDNVEI from the exons ATGGATATCGTCAAGAAAAG TGGAGCTGAAGTAATCACTGTGGATATCAATGCAGCTAAAGATCTGCTCACTCATGGCCACCGCTATCTTGATGTTAG gACTGAAGAAGAATTCAAGAAAGGTCATCTGGAGAATGCTTTGAACATTCCTTACATGTTTAGTACTCCAGAAG GCAGGGTGAAAAATCCCAAGTTCTTGGAGCAGGTTATGGCCATTTGTGGCAAGGAAGATAATCTTGTAGTG GGTTGCCAAAGTGGGGTTAGATCTGTGTATGCAACTAGGGATCTTCTTGATGCC GAATTCAAgcgtgtgctcaacatgggtggGGGATATATTGCCTGGGTTGGAAATGGATTTGCAGTGAAGAAGTCAGATAATGTTGAAATATGA